The following is a genomic window from Nitrospira sp..
CGGGGCCGGCTCCGATGATGACGATGTCGAATGCGATTGGTGTGCTCATAAGTTCATGGCGTTGACCATCGACAGGGCCTTGTCTTTGCCGGCCAGAAGTTGGTCGATATCGTTAGGGTAGAGGTTAAGATCGGCAAACACGGGATGTTCGCGGAGTTCCTCTTCGGACAGCTGATCCGGGGCGAGGAGATGGGTGGCCATGCGATCCGCGACGCAGGTGAGCAGGCATTCTTGCCTGAAGGATGTGGCATGGTCATAGTCGGCGTAATAGGCGATCGCTTCCGCTACCTGCTTGGGGAGCCCCCATTTTTCCGCAATCAAGGAGCCGACGCGCGTGTGGTAGCCCTCAAGGAGCTGTTCCATCATGGCTTTGTCGACGGGGCTCTTGAGCTCTTTCGCGAGATTCGCCACCGTGCGAAGGACAACCGGTTTCCCGATGCCATGGAGGAGTCCGCAGAGGTAGGCGGTTTCCACGTTCACACGGCGCATCCGGGCGACTTCCTTGCTGAAGGATCCACTGGCCAGGGAATGCCGCCACAATAGCTTGATATGGTCTTCGTGGCCGGGCACCTGAAAGGCGCCGGTCTTCAGCGACGCGGTAAACGCAATTTCCGAGAGCAGATTGATGCCGAGCATCGCCACGGCATGTTGGAGCGAGACGACGGGGCTGCGCGGCATATAGGCCGGTGAATTCGCGATCCGCAGCACGTGCGCGGCTAAGGCTTGATCTTGATGGATCAGGGCGGACAGTTTTGCGGCATCCGCTGTGGCGTCGCCGGCCAGCGCCATGACTTGACTGGCGACTTGAGGCAGCAGCGGAAGCTCAACTTCGCTTTTGTCGAGTTTCTGAATCAGGGCCTGTTCTATCTTGTCGGTTGTGGCGGATGAGCTGTGCGTATCGGGGGCCATTGGTATCCTGGCGCTCCTGTTGGCTGTCGTCGGTGTGTTTCTGTGACGTGTCTTTGTCGGTCGGTACCGAGGGAAAGTTAAGCGGGGATTGGCCTGGCGTGACAAGCCCATGGAGGCCTGACTATACTGTGGGTGTGAATGCCGTCATTGCGGGGAGGGTGATGGAGGGAGATAGGCCTATGAAATATCGATGGATTATTGGCCTGGTGGCCACCGGATTCGGGATGATGTCCCTGTGCGTCGAAGCTGGTGAGCAGCCGGTGACGCCGGGTACGATTGCCAAAGAGGCTCGGGAGACTGTCGAAGCGACGGTGCAGTATACGGCTCAGGAAAAAGAAGCGTTTCAGCGAAAAGCCCAGGAGCAACTCGCTGAGATTCAGAAGCGGATGGCAGCGTTGCAGGCCAAGGCCGATAAGGCGTCGGCTTCGGCCAGAACGGAGTTGCAGCAGTCGATTCATGAGCTTGAGGCGAAGAAAGAGGCAGCCAGGAAGCAACTCGACGGACTTGCGTCAGTTACCGATGCAAAATGGAATGAGATGAAAGCCGGGGCGCATGCCGCGATCGAAGAGATGAATCAGTCCTACCGACGACTACGTGCTCAGTTTGAGTAGGCCAGCATCGAGGGGAAAATGGCATTGAGGTTCGCGTTATATCCGGGCTGCGCGGCGAAAGGCGCGACGCCGGAGTTGTATCAGTCGACGATGGCTATTATCGGTCGATTGGGCATTGAGGTGGTCGAATTGGCGGCGTCATCTTGTTGCGGCGCCGGCGTTGTGACGGAGGCGGAACCGGATGTCGCCTTAGCCTTGAATGCGCGGAACTTTGCCCAGGCTGAGCAGCTGGGTTTGGATGTGATGACGATTTGCGGGACTTGCCAGGGAGTGATGGGGGCAGCGAACAAACGCCTGAAGACCGAGCCTGGCCTGCTCGATCGCATCAATCATGTCTTGGAACCGGAAGGCATCGTCTATCGCGGAACAGTACAGGTTAAACATCTGCTCTGGATTGTCGTGCGTGAGATTGGGCTTCGCCAGCTTGGCGCGCAGGTGGTGAAGTCGTTGCAAGGCCTGCGCATTGCGCCGTTCTATGGCTGCTATATCCTTCGCCCCTCATGGGATCTGGGCGTGGACGATCCGGAGAACCCGGCTTCGCTGGAGCAGGTGATCCGAACCTTGGGCGGGGAGGCGGTGGCCTATGCGGGGCGCACGAAGTGTTGCGGGTTTCCGATCATTCTTGAAAAGGAAGCTGTGGCAATGGCCATGGCCGGAGCCAATATGAAGGAGGCTAAGGAGCAGGGAGCCGACTGTATGGTGACGCCCTGCCCGCTCTGTCATATGAGTCTGGATATCTATCAGGACCGGGCCGGGCAGGCGGTGAATACCGCGTTGAATCTCCCTATTCTCCACTTGCCGCAGCTCCTTGGTTTGGCAATGGGGATTCCTTCCAAAGAGTTGGGTCTTGCGCGCCATTTGATCCCGGTCGATTCGATTGTCAGGCGCATTGAGTCGTCAGTTCATCGTTCTTAGTTGAGGAGGTTGCTACAGAGATGAAGATCGTGAGTCTTTCCGACTATCAGCAGTTCAGCCAAGAGAAGATGAAGAAGAACAACCTGTTTCAGTCGGAGCGGTTCTTCTGCGATATCTATTGCTTTGAGCCAGGGCAGGAACAGAAGGGGCATATCCACGGCGATCAAGATAAGGTTTATCTTGTGCTCGAAGGTCAGGGGACATTTCAGGTCGGTTCAGAGAAGCAGGTGCTGGGGCCTGGGCAGGGGACCATGGCTCCGGCCGGAGAAGAGCACGGAGTGAAGAATCATACGGCGCAGCGGTTGAAGGTGCTGGTGTTTGTAGCCCCCAATCCGTAGGTGCGGACGACGACCAGGGACGAATGCCGTTACTCGGTTCGCAGAGGGATTTTCACACTGATCGCGCCGGCGAGGTCTCCTTCCTGGGCGCCTTCTTTCGGATATCCTGAGATATCCCATTCCCCTTTAGGCGCTCCGTGGCACGTCAGGCATTCCTGTCGATAGTAAACCGGCATTATTACCCGCAATGTTTTGCCCGATTCGGTCAACTCGCTGACATAGGTTTCGCTGTTCGGCCGTCCAGATAACCACTGAAGGACGGAGGATTCGTACTCGTCCGGCTCGTTTTTAAGATTGCGCGGATGGAGGGCAGTCTGCTTGAGCATGACGTGGGACTGTTTGGAAAAACGCGCGGCCGCTTGGCTGCCGAAGGTCGCGGGAATGAAGTTCTTGTATCCGATCCCGCGTTGATTGATGACGACTTGGGCATCGAGGACAACGGCGGTGCTGGCCTCGATGAGCGCTGGCAGCAGCGTGCGCGCAAGAGGCGGGATGGCGGCGGGTGTTTGTTTTTCTCCGGACGTCGCCCTCAGGTCGATGCCGGTTCGCGCTCGAAAGATATCGAACATCTGCTGCTCAAATACCTCCGGCGTAAATCCCTTCTCTCCTTTATGGATATCGTCTATCAGCACTTGATTTTGCTCGATTGCCAGGCGGCCGGCCTGGAGCAGTTTCGCCAGCAGCCGTGCCGTTTCTTCCGCCTCGGCGCGGAGTTGTTCTTGTGGCGAGGCTTGCGCGGAGGGCAAGCCGGTCGACAGGGACAGGATGATGAGTGCGAGTCCTATGCTGCGTAGCATGCAATTTCCCTTTCGGGGTTAATGCGGTGATGATTTCCTGCAGGTGCCTTGCGCATAATGAGCCGGCATTTTTTGCACGTCAAAGGGGAGCCCTTCCGACGAGGCCCGTCTCGGGTAGGCATAGGACTCGTCGATCCATCGCTTCCGCATGCGATCGAGCCGGCCCGATTCCTGAAGCTCGTGAATGACGCCATTGATGAACCAGCGTAACTTGTAGTTTTCTTCCGCCATCACCACGGCATAATCGGCTTGTGTGAGCCAGAGCGGTGTGTGGTCATTCCGTGTCAGTAGCTGCCAGTCCCGCTGAGTTGTTTTCACCATGAAATCGAGGACCGGGTGCGCGCCGAAGATTACATCGATAGGCGGCGAGGCCCCGGCGGCGGCGTGCTCGAAGGCTGCGGGGAGTGAGTCGCAGAGAAGCAATGCGCCGGCGGAAGTTATGGATTCAGCATACAGGTGTGCGTCCGTGTTGTCCTGCGCGGCGACGGTCAGGCCGTCTAGGAGGCGCTCGCGCGTGCGAGCGCCTTTGTTGGCGTCGAGACGTGTCTGGATGAGGTCAATGACTTCCGGGCGTGTGGCGATGGCGCCGATGCCTCCGTGAGAAAAATACGGAGTGGAATAGGCGAATCCGGATCGGCCAGGCGCCGGAGTTCCGGCTGCGACGGCGGAGACGAAGAAATCCAATTGTCCTTCGTTCAACAGGAGAAAGAGATCCCGGAAGCGAATCAGGTGCAAGGTGGGAACTACTGGGCTGCCGCAATGAGTCGAGAGCGCGTCACTCACGGCTTTCACCAGTTCGGTATCGAGTCCGGTCACCCGGGCGCCTTCATCGGTCCAGATGGCGGGAAATACGAATGGGCGGAACGGTTCCACGGCCATACCGACCTGGACTTGCTGCCGCCGGCAGATTTTGTCCAGCTCGTCGGTTGTCACGGGATAAATCTTCTGCACGGCGTCGAAGAGCAAACCGCAGCCGCTTAGCAGCGAAAGCATGAGCAGGAGAGCGAACGCGGAGAATGCCGGGCGCCCTCCATGCCGGAAGAAGGCTGCAAGGCAGCGCAGGCCGTGCGTCTTCATGGCATGCTGGCAGATTATCCGCAGCAGCCGGTTTAATATCGGAATCCGGTTAGAAACAGCCATTGCTGGGACTCTCCCGACTCTCCTAGGAAGTGGACGTCATATTGTGTGAACTGCAGGCTCAGGTCCAGGGAAATTCCGCGAGCCACCGGGAAGCGCACGCCGGCCTGGCCGCCGTAGAGCAGGCCTGGCGAGGGGCGCCCTTGCCCTGAGATAACGGTGCCGATGAGCGCGCCGACATAGGGCACAGCGCGGTCTTCGAG
Proteins encoded in this region:
- a CDS encoding HDOD domain-containing protein (MaGe:77310535) → MAPDTHSSSATTDKIEQALIQKLDKSEVELPLLPQVASQVMALAGDATADAAKLSALIHQDQALAAHVLRIANSPAYMPRSPVVSLQHAVAMLGINLLSEIAFTASLKTGAFQVPGHEDHIKLLWRHSLASGSFSKEVARMRRVNVETAYLCGLLHGIGKPVVLRTVANLAKELKSPVDKAMMEQLLEGYHTRVGSLIAEKWGLPKQVAEAIAYYADYDHATSFRQECLLTCVADRMATHLLAPDQLSEEELREHPVFADLNLYPNDIDQLLAGKDKALSMVNAMNL
- a CDS encoding hypothetical protein (Evidence 5 : Unknown function; MaGe:77310536), which gives rise to MSVVADELCVSGAIGILALLLAVVGVFL
- a CDS encoding conserved exported protein of unknown function (Evidence 4 : Unknown function but conserved in other organisms; MaGe:77310537), which produces MKYRWIIGLVATGFGMMSLCVEAGEQPVTPGTIAKEARETVEATVQYTAQEKEAFQRKAQEQLAEIQKRMAALQAKADKASASARTELQQSIHELEAKKEAARKQLDGLASVTDAKWNEMKAGAHAAIEEMNQSYRRLRAQFE
- a CDS encoding 8-methylmenaquinol:fumarate reductase membrane anchor subunit (MaGe:77310538), which codes for MALRFALYPGCAAKGATPELYQSTMAIIGRLGIEVVELAASSCCGAGVVTEAEPDVALALNARNFAQAEQLGLDVMTICGTCQGVMGAANKRLKTEPGLLDRINHVLEPEGIVYRGTVQVKHLLWIVVREIGLRQLGAQVVKSLQGLRIAPFYGCYILRPSWDLGVDDPENPASLEQVIRTLGGEAVAYAGRTKCCGFPIILEKEAVAMAMAGANMKEAKEQGADCMVTPCPLCHMSLDIYQDRAGQAVNTALNLPILHLPQLLGLAMGIPSKELGLARHLIPVDSIVRRIESSVHRS
- a CDS encoding Cupin2 domain-containing protein (MaGe:77310539); the protein is MKIVSLSDYQQFSQEKMKKNNLFQSERFFCDIYCFEPGQEQKGHIHGDQDKVYLVLEGQGTFQVGSEKQVLGPGQGTMAPAGEEHGVKNHTAQRLKVLVFVAPNP
- a CDS encoding conserved exported protein of unknown function (Evidence 4 : Unknown function but conserved in other organisms; MaGe:77310540), with protein sequence MLRSIGLALIILSLSTGLPSAQASPQEQLRAEAEETARLLAKLLQAGRLAIEQNQVLIDDIHKGEKGFTPEVFEQQMFDIFRARTGIDLRATSGEKQTPAAIPPLARTLLPALIEASTAVVLDAQVVINQRGIGYKNFIPATFGSQAAARFSKQSHVMLKQTALHPRNLKNEPDEYESSVLQWLSGRPNSETYVSELTESGKTLRVIMPVYYRQECLTCHGAPKGEWDISGYPKEGAQEGDLAGAISVKIPLRTE
- a CDS encoding Transporter substrate-binding domain-containing protein (MaGe:77310541) encodes the protein MAVSNRIPILNRLLRIICQHAMKTHGLRCLAAFFRHGGRPAFSAFALLLMLSLLSGCGLLFDAVQKIYPVTTDELDKICRRQQVQVGMAVEPFRPFVFPAIWTDEGARVTGLDTELVKAVSDALSTHCGSPVVPTLHLIRFRDLFLLLNEGQLDFFVSAVAAGTPAPGRSGFAYSTPYFSHGGIGAIATRPEVIDLIQTRLDANKGARTRERLLDGLTVAAQDNTDAHLYAESITSAGALLLCDSLPAAFEHAAAGASPPIDVIFGAHPVLDFMVKTTQRDWQLLTRNDHTPLWLTQADYAVVMAEENYKLRWFINGVIHELQESGRLDRMRKRWIDESYAYPRRASSEGLPFDVQKMPAHYAQGTCRKSSPH